One window from the genome of Cyprinus carpio isolate SPL01 chromosome B1, ASM1834038v1, whole genome shotgun sequence encodes:
- the LOC109094950 gene encoding protein FAM193A-like isoform X1, which yields MSPTDAKRGAKRRKNKRGGGAGKAGAPPTPSSSSAHGDPSTIPSLNGEVPVNGAPQFSEGPVNADFSGVLQTPFTFGVNQRAPYTTGDRCLLCRSERKDSVSQDMGGSSPNGTAQSPKSSSALQLPLYVCSDCKRTVENDDRQPPLDQSLLNQDFLLHMPVGNGGLSQEPLGAGGRLTVSAPTLPAPDLSAPLTADTVCSCEACYERREITAESERESQQLQNHWSEVRYLVRCIYRQTGTPLADDQDQPLDRDKESMKELVDRLCEKDPYQLYQRLEQQAREYVLEMKVRLLKHLSTGSKAPGVTSQGPPQAHQFISLLLEEYNALCQAARTISSFLLTLENEHLQKFQVTWELHNKHLFENLVFSEHILHNSLPALVAQLRQGTTSHDSYSEDMYRTLLERYHQLDQEMSAVALEWLECEKRIDDYVDEQLLFKVEGQNLTNQRTEPHKSLINRNMSLRTKQRMLKEDAEIFKQKRFFEEQFLPNSKKSLGGDSKFTDTVKQMLSSRLSIPDCPNCNYRRRCTCDDCSLSHILTCGIMDAPMAEDLHLKLPLQAEPPRDYLSEVHPPSMSSGSSGSGSAPGSPITIHQHPRLILPQDGATTFDDEVSPLSAIYPLSGYEDSAVVASINGIHTQLSGGEESLTLKDKSSRGSSSSSSSSEGDEEERESGGEPSGHKKSLSGGKNDCPPPSYPHTQVDQVQHPCECHVCNQGNGDSGTSGLSSTCLPTSRLHAGGHQFFSEKTAAHPALHLYPHIHGHLPLHNLSHLPRPLLPTLYSTPPLTHSKTLPPTPTSSHTGGKQQVFNPTLPEHVYQSCFNTAGDWNGSLPCPSLKLENLWDTHMMKNWNPSVLLQEPLPGDMLGPPLPDVPLLSSSLDHNVNPHPAPDGKEKKNGAKKKCLFNYQDAFMEASEVVMATSSVSSTATTVQSNEVFHNLGKEDHRHPTPVAPRNSPTSLTSLPPLNGTSHPSSPNTHLPSIGTQSFSKTVTQTPGFMDVHQGLCLSSGEQQAAPIDGLVSGPNSVCSDPDCEGHRCEGNRGYEHQPYEGEESQDEDSSSEHSSSTSTSTNQKEGKYCDCCYCEFFGHGGPPAAPTSRNYAEMREKLRLRLTKRKEEQPKKEDLLLERDGVEDHRKVEDLLQFINSADNKPTSSSKAAKRARHKQKKKSRLIRPGEHFFPVFSCPILLEEKARLEAEARELEVQQQLLKEQRRRQQEEEAALKQELLRLQEMQQLRASKKKKKDNKIKDLTKSENPSLVPTTNNPKPLQQTAQSVLEKNMQNGKTQLLHNLIRLSPKEPHLEPESLTCGKNGPLQQPGPKTCRDRPSEPPGLQNGTSSHPESSQTKVKPKQQANGSKPNGEATKRPAETSKAPEPLKAGNTASPQTDAKAKQKASDESVTEIKREERTNGKKPQNGGKDERNSPVIESSALDPPQQNGKVQNESPQPKSKPKKNKKKKADKTNNSIDDVFLPKDIDLDSVDMDETEREVEYFKRFCLDSARQTRQRLSINWSNFSLKKATFVAH from the exons AATCAGGACTTCTTATTGCACATGCCAGTGGGTAATGGCGGTTTGTCCCAGGAGCCCTTGGGGGCCGGAGGGAGACTGACAGTCAGTGCTCCTACGCTGCCTGCTCCAGATCTCAGCGCTCCCCTCACTGCAGACACTGTGTGTAGCTGTGAGGCCTGTTATGAGCGGAG GGAGATCACGGCTGAGTCAGAACGGGAGTCACAACAACTTCAGAATCACTGGTCTGAGGTCAGATACCTGGTCCGGTGCATTTACCGGCAGACTGGGACTCCACTGGCTGATGATCAGGATCAGCCTCTTGACCGGGACAAAGAGAGCATGAAGGAACTCGTTGACAG GCTTTGTGAGAAAGACCCCTACCAGTTGTACCAGCGTCTGGAACAGCAGGCAAGGGAGTACGTCTTAGAGATGAAAGTACGGCTACTCAAGCACCTGTCCACAGGCTCAAAGGCACCCGGTGTAACGTCTCAGGGGCCTCCACAGGCCCACCAGTTCATCTCACTGCTGCTAGAGGAGTATAACGCGCTCTGCCAGGCGGCCCGCACCATCAGCAGCTTCCTGCTCACCCTG GAGAATGAACATTTGCAGAAGTTTCAAGTGACATGGGAGCTCCACAATAAACACCTTTTTGAGAACTTGGTTTTCTCTGAACACATCCTGCACAACAGTCTACCTGCCTTAGTGGCCCAGCTCAG GCAGGGCACAACATCCCATGATTCTTACAGTGAAGATATGTACCGTACACTGCTGGAGAGATACCATCAGCTCGACCAGGAGATGAGTGCAGTGGCTCTTGAATGGCTGGAGTGTGAGAAGAGGATTGATGATTATGTTGATGAGCAG TTGCTTTTCAAGGTTGAAGGTCAGAATCTCACAAATCAAAGGACAGAACCACACAAGTCTTTAATCAATAGAAAT ATGTCTTTAAGAACCAAGCAGCGGATGCTCAAAGAAGATGCAGAGATCTTCAAACAGAAAAGATTTTTTGAAGAGCag TTCCTCCCGAACAGTAAAAAGTCTCTGGGTGGTGACAGTAAGTTCACAGACACAGTGAAAcagatgctttcatccagacTGAGTATCCCCGACTGTCCCAACTGCAACTACAGACGGAG ATGCACCTGTGATGACTGCAGCCTGTCTCACATCCTGACCTGTGGCATCATGGATGCTCCTATGGCAGAGGATCTGCATCTAAAGCTGCCCCTGCAGGCAGAGCCTCCCCGGGACTACCTGTCAGAGGTCCATCCCCCCAGCATGTCATCGGGCAGCTCAGGGTCCGGCTCGGCCCCAGGCTCCCCCATCACCATCCATCAGCACCCACGCCTCATCCTGCCACAGGATGGCGCTACCACATT CGATGATGAAGTGTCTCCGTTGTCTGCCATCTATCCTCTCAGTGGATACGAAGACTCCGCGGTGGTGGCCAGCATTAATGGCATTCACACTCAGCTCAGTGGAGGAGAAGAGAGCTTGACCCTTAAAGATAAA TCTTCACGGGGGAGCAGCAGCAGTAGCAGTTCCTCTGAAGGTGatgaggaggagagggagagtgGTGGGGAGCCTTCAGGCCACAAGAAGTCACTCTCTGGAGGGAAAAATGACTGTCCGCCTCCGTCATACCCTCATACACAG gTGGATCAGGTACAGCATCCGTGCGAGTGTCATGTGTGCAATCAGGGCAACGGGGACAGCGGCACCTCCGGCCTGAGCTCCACTTGTCTGCCTACCAGCAGGCTGCATGCAGGGGGTCACCAGTTCTTCTCAGAGAAGACGGCAGCCCACCCCGCCCTCCACCTCTACCCCCACATTCACGGCCATCTACCCTTACACAACCTCTCCCACCTGCCCAGACCACTGCTGCCCACTCTCTACTCCACCCCTCCGCTCACACACAGCAAG ACTCTCCCTCCCACCCCTACGTCCAGTCACACAGGCGGAAAGCAGCAAGTGTTCAACCCCACCCTTCCGGAGCACGTCTATCAGAGCTGCTTCAACACAGCGGGGGACTGGAACGGCTCTTTGCCATGTCCCTCGCTCAAACTAGAGAACCTCTGGGACACGCACATGATGAAGAACTGGAATCCTTCTGTGCTGCTCCAGGAGCCCCTACCTG GCGACATGCTGGGCCCTCCCCTTCCCGACGTGCCCCTTCTCTCCTCCAGTTTGGATCACAATGTCAATCCCCACCCTGCCCCGGATGGCAAAGAGAAGAAGAACGGCGCCAAGAAAAAGTGTCTCTTCAACTACCAAGATGCCTTCATGGAGGCGAGTGAAGTGGTGATGGCCACCTCCTCCGTCTCCAGTACCGCCACCACTGTCCAGTCGA aTGAAGTTTTCCATAATTTAGGTAAAGAGGACCATAGACATCCCACTCCTGTTGCTCCTAGGAATAGTCCCACTAGTCTCACATCTCTCCCCCCTCTCAACGGAACCTCACATCCTTCTTCCCCCAACACACATCTACCCAGTATAGGCACCCAGTCCTTTTCAAAGACTGTAACTCAGACTCCAGGCTTCATGGACGTCCATCAGGGTCTGTGCTTGTCATCTGGTGAGCAGCAAGCTGCCCCGATCGATGGTTTAGTCAGTGGTCCAAATAGCGTATGCAG TGATCCAGACTGTGAGGGTCATCGCTGTGAAGGGAACAGAGGCTACGAGCACCAGCCATATGAAGGAGAGGAGAGCCAAGATGAGGACAGCAGCTCGGAGCACAgctcctccacctccacctccaccaaTCAGAAAGAAGGAAAGTACTGTGACTGCTGCTACTGTGAATTCTTCGGTCATGGAGGG CCCCCTGCCGCACCCACCAGTAGGAACTATGCAGAGATGCGGGAGAAGTTGCGACTCAGACTGACCAAACGGAAGGAGGAACAGCCTAAAAAAGAAGATTTGCTGCTGGAGCGGGATGGGGTGGAGGACCATCGCAAGGTAGAGGACCTGTTACAGTTCATCAACAGCGCAGACAACAAACCAACCAGTAGCTCCAAAGCAGCCAAACGTGCCCGTCACAAACAGAAGAAG aaatcgagactcatcagaccaggcgaacatttttttccagtcttcagctgtccaattttg CTGGAGGAGAAAGCCCGTCTAGAGGCAGAGGCTCGGGAACTGGAAGTGCAACAGCAACTTCTGAAGGAACAGAGGAGGcggcagcaggaggaggaggcggCACTGAAGCAGGAGCTGCTTCGTCTGCAGGAAATGCAGCAGTTGCGGGCAtctaagaagaaaaagaaagacaataaAATCAAGGATTTAACCAAGTCTGAAAATCCTTCTCTCGTTCCAACAACCAACAACCCTAAGCCTCTTCAGCAGACAGCTCAGAGcgttttagaaaaaaacatgcagaatGGCAAAACACAGCTACTGCACAATCTCATCCGTCTCAGTCCTAAGGAGCCTCATCTAGAACCTGAATCCCTCACATGTGGGAAGAATGGCCCATTGCAACAACCAGGCCCAAAGACTTGCAGAGACAGACCTTCAGAGCCTCCTGGCCTCCAGAATGGCACCTCCTCCCACCCAGAGTCCTCCCAAACCAAGGTCAAACCCAAACAGCAAGCAAACGGCTCCAAACCCAACGGTGAGGCCACAAAAAGGCCAGCTGAGACCTCCAAAGCTCCAGAGCCTCTCAAAGCCGGGAACACAGCCAGCCCTCAAACTGACGCCAAAGCCAAGCAGAAAGCTTCTGACGAGTCAGTGACTGAGATCAAGAGGGAAGAGAGGACAAATGGGAAAAAGCCACAGAATGGAGGGAAAGACGAGAGGAACTCTCCTGTTATTGAATCTTCAGCTTTAGACCCTCCTCAGCAGAACGGCAAAGTCCAAAACGAGTCCCCTCAACCCAAAAGCAAACccaagaagaataagaagaaaaaagcaGACAAGACGAATAACTCAATAG ATGATGTATTTCTGCCCAAAGACATTGATTTGGACAGTGTAGACATGGACGAGACCGAACGTGAGGTGGAATATTTCAAAAG GTTCTGCTTAGACTCCGCACGACAGACAAGGCAGAGGTTGTCCATCAACTGGTCCAATTTTAGCTTGAAGAAGGCCACGTTTGTTGCCCACTAA